The Sporomusa termitida genome has a window encoding:
- the mtnA gene encoding S-methyl-5-thioribose-1-phosphate isomerase gives MRSVVWSNNCLTLLNQTLLPNKVEYIECNDWQRAAEAIRRLEVRGAPAIGAAAAFALVLGARELTGLEFCKFKHKLAATAEALRQTRPTAINLFWAIDRMLGVVNRLPPNTAADTAIAALEQEAIAIAQEDRTVNEKMAAHGAGLFTTPTTVLTHCNAGALATVALGTALGVIRKAWSQGNITGVFADETRPLLQGARLTAWELMQDGIPVTLITDNMAGWVMKNKMVQAVLVGADRIALNGDVANKIGTYSVAILAKEHGIPFYVAAPVSTFDFTINSGTDIPIEERCATEVTSLGGNCVAPAGVQVFNPAFDVTPHTLISAIITEYGLLQAPYQESIKQLAALRK, from the coding sequence ATGAGGTCTGTCGTTTGGTCCAATAATTGTTTAACCCTGTTAAATCAAACCCTGTTACCCAACAAAGTTGAATACATCGAATGTAATGACTGGCAACGCGCGGCCGAAGCGATCAGGCGGCTGGAGGTCCGCGGCGCTCCGGCCATTGGCGCAGCGGCAGCATTTGCCCTGGTACTGGGAGCCCGGGAACTTACCGGTCTTGAGTTTTGCAAATTCAAGCATAAGCTGGCAGCGACGGCTGAAGCACTGCGGCAAACGAGACCAACAGCCATAAATTTGTTCTGGGCGATTGACCGCATGCTGGGTGTTGTCAACCGCTTGCCGCCAAACACCGCTGCAGATACTGCGATTGCCGCCCTGGAACAGGAGGCAATCGCTATTGCCCAGGAAGACCGGACTGTCAACGAGAAAATGGCGGCCCATGGCGCCGGCCTATTTACAACCCCCACAACTGTACTTACCCATTGCAATGCCGGTGCCTTAGCCACTGTCGCGCTCGGTACAGCGCTGGGAGTTATCCGTAAGGCCTGGTCTCAGGGAAATATTACCGGCGTTTTCGCCGATGAAACCCGGCCGTTGCTGCAGGGTGCCAGGCTGACAGCCTGGGAGCTGATGCAGGATGGCATTCCCGTCACTTTAATTACTGATAATATGGCCGGCTGGGTAATGAAAAATAAAATGGTACAAGCCGTGCTTGTTGGTGCCGACCGAATTGCCTTAAATGGTGATGTTGCCAATAAAATCGGGACTTACAGTGTGGCAATCCTGGCCAAAGAACATGGAATCCCGTTCTATGTGGCTGCCCCGGTCTCCACGTTTGACTTTACCATAAACAGCGGGACCGATATTCCCATAGAAGAACGGTGTGCCACTGAGGTTACTTCCTTAGGGGGCAACTGTGTGGCCCCGGCCGGAGTACAGGTATTTAATCCGGCTTTTGATGTC
- the mtnP gene encoding S-methyl-5'-thioadenosine phosphorylase, translating to MKIAIIGGTGVYDPRILDNIRDQEIATPYGVVRFKSGEYAGKEVAFIPRHGSSHSIPPHLINYRANIWAIKKLGVQNIIATTAVGSLNLAMKPGDFVLIDQFLDFVKNRTTTFYEGGERGVVHVDVTTPYCPTVRNVLTAAAANLTLSLHQQGTYVCTEGPRFETPAEIKMFAKLGGDVVGMTNVPEVVLAREAEICYATVSMVTNFAAGISPQPLTHHEVLETMQGNAENIKQLIMAAISRMDTGTDCSCKHALAEYGGFRL from the coding sequence ATGAAAATTGCCATCATTGGCGGAACAGGCGTATATGATCCACGCATCTTAGATAACATCCGTGATCAGGAGATTGCCACCCCTTATGGCGTAGTGCGCTTTAAGAGCGGTGAATATGCCGGTAAAGAGGTTGCATTTATTCCGCGTCATGGCAGCAGCCATTCTATCCCGCCGCATTTAATTAATTACCGGGCCAATATCTGGGCGATAAAGAAACTGGGCGTACAAAATATTATAGCAACAACCGCGGTGGGCTCGCTTAACCTGGCTATGAAACCCGGGGATTTTGTGCTCATTGACCAGTTTCTTGATTTTGTTAAAAATAGGACAACCACGTTTTACGAAGGTGGCGAACGCGGCGTAGTCCATGTTGATGTAACAACTCCTTACTGTCCGACAGTGCGCAATGTATTAACCGCTGCGGCCGCAAACCTTACTCTTTCCCTGCATCAGCAGGGGACCTATGTATGTACTGAAGGCCCACGGTTTGAAACCCCGGCCGAAATCAAGATGTTCGCTAAATTGGGCGGCGATGTGGTAGGTATGACCAATGTCCCTGAAGTCGTTTTAGCCCGCGAGGCTGAGATTTGCTATGCTACTGTTTCCATGGTCACTAACTTTGCGGCCGGTATATCCCCTCAGCCGTTAACCCATCATGAGGTGCTGGAAACCATGCAGGGAAATGCCGAAAATATCAAACAGCTGATTATGGCGGCAATATCCCGTATGGATACCGGTACTGACTGCAGCTGCAAGCATGCTTTAGCCGAATATGGCGGCTTTAGGTTATAG
- the ppaX gene encoding pyrophosphatase PpaX, which produces MKIKGILFDLDGTLIDTSNLIVRSFQHTFAQHYGQPLTPPEIYAFFGKPLKDAMEYYGPDKVEALITTYREFNLAHHDQLTTGFAGIAEAIHKLYNAGLLMAIVTSKTKATAIRGLRLFDMAKYFSVVIGHEECRRHKPDPEPVQLALAHIKQAPAECLMVGDSPFDLASARAAGVKTAAVRWTRLDWQDLLAEKPDYVLNTMEDLLDICGINNE; this is translated from the coding sequence TTGAAAATTAAGGGAATTTTATTTGATCTGGATGGTACATTGATTGATACGTCCAACCTGATTGTCCGCTCTTTTCAACACACCTTTGCGCAGCATTACGGGCAGCCGCTTACGCCCCCGGAAATCTATGCTTTCTTTGGCAAGCCGCTCAAAGATGCCATGGAGTATTATGGCCCTGATAAGGTTGAAGCTTTAATTACCACCTACCGAGAATTCAATCTGGCCCACCACGATCAGCTGACAACCGGCTTTGCCGGCATTGCTGAAGCCATTCACAAACTATACAATGCGGGCTTACTAATGGCGATTGTGACTTCAAAAACTAAAGCCACGGCCATCCGCGGACTGCGCCTGTTTGACATGGCCAAATATTTCTCTGTTGTCATCGGCCACGAGGAATGCCGCCGGCATAAACCTGATCCTGAGCCTGTACAACTGGCGCTGGCACACATTAAGCAGGCACCAGCCGAGTGCCTGATGGTCGGGGATAGTCCTTTTGATTTGGCCAGTGCGCGCGCCGCCGGGGTAAAAACAGCGGCAGTCCGCTGGACCCGCCTCGATTGGCAAGACCTGTTAGCTGAAAAGCCTGATTATGTACTTAACACTATGGAAGACTTGCTTGATATTTGCGGCATAAATAATGAATAG
- a CDS encoding TIGR04086 family membrane protein — MAKVSRRTRNYPQTPRITNIPLAIFKGVAVSIGVSLVCALLLSLISLISENRFIDTYIEYIMVAVTTTSIFVGSIYAARQVAAKGLIIGGAVGIIYVLFSVGIGLELGQEQISWLMLSNKFAAGSLAGALGGFIGVNL; from the coding sequence ATGGCCAAAGTTTCCAGACGGACAAGAAACTACCCGCAAACTCCGCGTATTACCAATATACCTCTGGCTATTTTTAAAGGAGTTGCCGTTAGCATAGGTGTATCGCTTGTTTGTGCCCTACTCCTTTCTTTGATTAGCCTGATATCCGAAAATAGATTTATTGATACCTATATCGAATATATTATGGTCGCGGTAACAACCACCAGCATTTTTGTCGGCAGCATCTATGCCGCCAGGCAGGTAGCGGCCAAAGGCTTGATTATCGGTGGTGCTGTCGGCATAATCTATGTACTGTTCTCGGTAGGTATCGGGTTAGAATTGGGTCAGGAACAAATATCCTGGCTGATGCTGAGTAATAAATTTGCCGCCGGCAGCCTGGCTGGAGCGCTGGGTGGTTTTATTGGCGTAAATTTGTAA
- the surE gene encoding 5'/3'-nucleotidase SurE: MHILLTNDDGINAPGIKALWLELSQIARITVVAPDSEKSASSQAITVHHPIWVDTHCIDTPAICAWRVGGTPTDCVKVALEALLTDDRPDIIVSGINHGSNLGTDILYSGTVSAAIEGALHGLPAIAMSLDSWQPFDFMPAAKMARKIVEKMVTKCLPPNTLLNVNVPALKEEQFKGIAVTKLGVRSYENTFERRQDPRGRIYYWMSGKVSESENDPDTDIIAVKNGRVSITPIHFDLTNYGIIKAMETWEL, encoded by the coding sequence TTGCATATACTGTTAACCAATGATGACGGCATCAATGCTCCAGGAATAAAGGCGCTATGGCTGGAATTATCCCAGATTGCCAGAATTACAGTAGTCGCCCCCGACAGCGAAAAAAGCGCATCAAGCCAGGCAATTACTGTACATCATCCAATATGGGTTGATACCCACTGCATTGATACCCCGGCAATATGCGCCTGGCGGGTTGGCGGCACACCAACCGACTGTGTCAAAGTTGCCTTAGAGGCTCTGCTTACAGATGACAGGCCGGATATCATTGTGTCGGGAATCAATCACGGTTCAAATTTAGGTACTGATATACTCTATTCAGGTACAGTCAGTGCCGCAATTGAAGGCGCATTACATGGACTGCCGGCGATAGCCATGTCGCTGGACAGCTGGCAACCGTTTGATTTCATGCCGGCAGCTAAAATGGCCCGGAAAATCGTGGAGAAAATGGTTACTAAATGTTTACCGCCTAATACTTTGCTTAATGTCAATGTACCGGCACTGAAGGAAGAGCAGTTTAAAGGCATTGCGGTCACCAAGCTTGGTGTTCGCAGCTATGAGAACACCTTTGAACGGCGGCAGGATCCCCGCGGACGCATCTATTATTGGATGAGCGGCAAGGTATCAGAAAGTGAGAATGACCCGGATACTGATATTATCGCTGTCAAAAACGGTCGGGTATCAATTACGCCAATACATTTTGATCTGACCAATTATGGCATAATAAAGGCAATGGAGACCTGGGAGTTATAA
- a CDS encoding 7-carboxy-7-deazaguanine synthase QueE — protein sequence MANIIELFSSIQGEGLYVGTRQIFVRFAGCNLACDYCDTPASRTLCGHALVETVPGQRIFEKITNPVPIADLARRINSFLTVRHHSISLTGGEPLGQAESIIRLAPQLNSPIYLETNGTLVEKLALVLPYIHIISMDLKLPSVTGNSYWQQHYEFLRLATAKDKEVFVKLVITGQTGEHEFKQAIDLVAAVRTSIPFILQPVTPCNASTAVTPDIMLAYQAEALKQLENVRVIPQTHKFMGQL from the coding sequence ATGGCCAATATTATCGAACTTTTTTCTTCGATTCAGGGAGAAGGTTTATATGTCGGGACACGCCAGATATTTGTCCGCTTTGCCGGTTGCAATTTAGCTTGTGATTATTGCGACACCCCTGCTTCCCGCACCCTCTGCGGTCACGCACTGGTTGAGACTGTTCCCGGCCAGAGGATTTTTGAAAAAATAACGAACCCGGTGCCGATTGCGGATCTTGCCCGGCGAATTAATTCGTTCTTAACCGTTAGACACCATTCCATCAGTTTGACCGGCGGCGAGCCCTTGGGGCAAGCAGAGAGCATTATCCGGCTGGCCCCCCAGCTTAACAGCCCGATATATCTTGAAACCAACGGCACTTTGGTGGAAAAACTGGCACTGGTACTGCCATATATACATATTATCAGTATGGATCTAAAACTACCCAGCGTTACCGGCAATTCATACTGGCAGCAACATTATGAGTTTTTACGTCTGGCAACAGCTAAAGATAAAGAGGTTTTTGTCAAGCTGGTTATCACCGGCCAAACCGGCGAGCATGAGTTTAAACAAGCGATTGATCTGGTTGCCGCAGTCCGCACCAGCATTCCGTTCATCCTGCAACCGGTTACTCCGTGTAATGCCTCTACAGCCGTTACACCGGATATCATGCTGGCTTACCAGGCTGAAGCGCTTAAACAGCTTGAAAACGTTAGGGTAATTCCCCAGACCCATAAATTTATGGGTCAATTATAG
- the queD gene encoding 6-carboxytetrahydropterin synthase QueD: MYDLTIIAEFEAAHQLPDYPGKCCRLHGHNWKVEVTVYGHELNQLGMVMDFKELKAEVGKVIDNLDHYFLNDLPEFESVPPTAEHIAKYIYDTLAANPAFQHSIKVRSVQIWESPRSAVKYWPQG; the protein is encoded by the coding sequence ATGTATGATTTGACCATTATTGCGGAATTTGAGGCTGCCCATCAGCTGCCTGATTACCCCGGCAAATGCTGCCGGTTACACGGTCATAACTGGAAAGTGGAGGTGACAGTCTACGGTCACGAACTTAACCAGCTCGGGATGGTTATGGATTTTAAGGAGCTTAAAGCCGAGGTTGGCAAAGTGATCGATAACCTTGATCACTACTTCCTCAACGACCTGCCGGAATTTGAATCAGTCCCCCCGACGGCAGAGCATATTGCAAAATATATTTACGACACGCTGGCCGCTAACCCTGCCTTTCAGCATAGTATTAAGGTTCGCAGTGTCCAAATATGGGAATCACCGCGTTCAGCTGTCAAATACTGGCCGCAGGGGTAA
- a CDS encoding glycosyltransferase family 2 protein yields MNYIFDYIMIPMQLIIVFFTLYYFIIAFFGIWKRHEDKITTPKNTFAVIVAAHNEEQVIGQLVENLHVLNYPQELYDIYVVADNCKDSTAQIARNAGALVYERFNLEQRGKGYAMEWMFEKLFALKKQYDAVVVFDADNLVDPNFLSEMNNRLCKGEKVIQGYLNAKNPNDTWIAATFAISFWVVNHIWHLAKYNLGLSSVLGGTGMCISADILKKFGWGATCLTEDMEFTMKTLLIGIRTTWAHDAIVYDEKPLTFMQSCKQRKRWAQGHFDVAGRYIPKLLAEGIRRRDIRILDGVLHLVQPHFLILSTTFVILSYVYHIVPFYTNILYMVLPIEVWRIIFIGQYVFPILILAKIRANWKTWFYLLLYPLFVYSWIPITFLGFLHRNDRNWSHTEHTRSISYRDMLLNNSDEFTKENLLSKQAIK; encoded by the coding sequence ATGAATTACATTTTTGATTACATAATGATCCCCATGCAGCTTATTATTGTATTTTTCACGTTGTACTATTTTATCATCGCCTTTTTTGGAATCTGGAAAAGGCATGAGGATAAAATAACCACGCCCAAGAATACCTTTGCTGTTATAGTTGCAGCCCATAATGAGGAACAAGTAATCGGGCAGCTGGTGGAAAACCTGCATGTGCTCAATTATCCGCAAGAGCTGTATGACATTTATGTTGTAGCCGACAATTGCAAAGACAGCACCGCCCAGATCGCCAGAAACGCCGGGGCTCTGGTGTATGAGCGGTTCAACCTGGAGCAGCGGGGTAAAGGCTATGCCATGGAATGGATGTTTGAGAAGCTGTTTGCACTAAAAAAACAATATGATGCGGTAGTGGTTTTTGATGCTGATAATCTCGTTGATCCTAATTTTTTAAGTGAAATGAACAACCGTCTCTGCAAGGGAGAAAAAGTTATTCAGGGTTACCTGAATGCCAAAAACCCCAATGATACCTGGATAGCCGCAACTTTTGCCATTTCTTTCTGGGTTGTCAACCATATTTGGCATCTGGCCAAGTATAATCTTGGCCTATCAAGTGTTCTCGGCGGTACCGGGATGTGTATTTCCGCCGATATCCTGAAAAAGTTTGGCTGGGGAGCTACCTGTCTTACAGAAGATATGGAGTTTACCATGAAAACACTGTTAATTGGCATTCGTACTACCTGGGCCCATGACGCTATCGTGTATGATGAAAAGCCACTTACTTTCATGCAATCCTGTAAGCAGCGCAAACGCTGGGCACAGGGACATTTTGATGTAGCCGGGAGATATATCCCTAAGCTGCTGGCTGAGGGAATAAGGCGGCGGGACATAAGAATTTTGGATGGTGTCCTGCATCTGGTCCAGCCACATTTTTTAATCTTGTCAACAACATTCGTCATTTTGAGCTATGTGTACCATATTGTTCCTTTCTATACGAATATACTCTATATGGTTTTACCCATTGAAGTATGGCGGATTATTTTTATTGGCCAATATGTTTTTCCAATTTTAATACTGGCAAAAATCCGAGCCAACTGGAAGACCTGGTTCTACTTACTTCTTTATCCGCTGTTTGTCTATAGCTGGATACCCATTACTTTCCTGGGATTTCTGCACCGGAATGACCGGAACTGGAGCCACACTGAACATACCCGCAGTATAAGCTATCGCGATATGCTGCTAAATAATTCGGACGAGTTTACCAAGGAAAACCTCTTAAGTAAGCAGGCCATCAAATAA
- the pssA gene encoding CDP-diacylglycerol--serine O-phosphatidyltransferase, which translates to MRNAIPNILTAVNIVLGMFAIIFTFQGEFTAAALFIIAALVADGLDGRVARYFGVSSDFGKELDSLCDLVSFGVAPAILAYAFMLKDFGTAGYIIAAAFATCGALRLARFNVNTGSVKGYFMGLPIPTAGCVVATFVMVGLKPAGWIFPLMVAIFAYLMVSTIRYPDFKGKGGEPLRLVPAVIAVAVGIYILTLTLNAVLFVPFFVYSLFGILNTLFGVFARH; encoded by the coding sequence GTGAGAAATGCTATTCCTAATATATTAACAGCAGTCAACATCGTGTTAGGCATGTTTGCCATTATCTTTACCTTTCAGGGTGAATTTACCGCAGCAGCGTTATTTATTATAGCGGCGCTGGTTGCAGACGGCCTTGACGGCCGGGTGGCCCGCTACTTTGGTGTAAGCAGTGATTTTGGTAAAGAACTTGATTCCTTGTGCGATCTGGTATCCTTTGGCGTAGCCCCTGCTATTTTAGCCTACGCCTTTATGCTCAAAGATTTTGGCACAGCCGGTTACATAATTGCCGCTGCTTTCGCAACCTGTGGGGCGCTGCGCTTAGCCAGATTTAATGTGAATACAGGCAGTGTCAAAGGTTATTTTATGGGTCTGCCCATTCCTACGGCCGGCTGTGTTGTGGCAACTTTTGTCATGGTGGGCCTGAAGCCTGCCGGTTGGATATTTCCTTTAATGGTAGCTATTTTTGCGTATCTGATGGTAAGTACAATCAGATACCCTGATTTTAAAGGAAAGGGCGGCGAGCCCCTGCGGTTAGTGCCGGCGGTAATAGCGGTCGCTGTAGGCATATATATTTTGACCTTAACCCTTAATGCAGTATTATTTGTGCCGTTTTTTGTTTATTCCTTATTCGGCATTTTGAATACTTTATTTGGTGTGTTTGCTCGTCACTGA
- a CDS encoding phosphatidylserine decarboxylase family protein: protein MVKTPVVKEGYIYIALLGLITVIAGLTLGLYWAIIPGILTAFVTFFFRNPKRDVPLDNNLIVSPADGKVMGVSEVYDDLFLNEQSLKVTIFLSVFDVHVNRSPINGEIKFQQYTCGRFKPAYKEAAACENERHAIGLENSRMRVLVTQIAGILARRIVSWVTLGSVLQQGERYGLIKFGSCTELIVPTTVDILVKKGDRVKGGITVIGRLKEQ, encoded by the coding sequence ATGGTAAAAACTCCTGTTGTTAAAGAAGGATATATTTATATTGCACTACTTGGCCTAATCACTGTTATTGCTGGCTTAACCCTTGGCTTGTATTGGGCGATTATCCCTGGTATATTAACGGCTTTTGTTACCTTCTTTTTCCGCAATCCCAAACGTGATGTTCCGCTAGACAACAATTTGATCGTATCGCCTGCCGACGGTAAAGTAATGGGCGTCAGCGAGGTGTACGACGATCTGTTTCTTAATGAACAGAGTCTTAAGGTGACAATTTTTCTCTCTGTATTTGACGTGCATGTCAATCGCAGTCCGATTAACGGTGAGATTAAATTCCAGCAATATACCTGCGGTAGATTTAAGCCTGCCTATAAAGAGGCCGCCGCCTGTGAGAATGAACGTCACGCTATTGGTTTAGAAAACAGCCGGATGCGGGTTTTAGTTACGCAAATCGCCGGTATCCTGGCACGACGCATTGTATCCTGGGTCACCCTGGGCAGTGTCCTGCAGCAGGGTGAACGCTACGGACTGATCAAATTCGGGTCGTGTACCGAACTTATTGTACCGACAACAGTTGACATACTTGTAAAAAAGGGGGACAGAGTTAAAGGCGGAATTACCGTAATAGGGAGGTTAAAGGAACAGTGA
- a CDS encoding WecB/TagA/CpsF family glycosyltransferase, with amino-acid sequence MSTKATVLNIAIDIVTMPEAVARLEQFIAGKNPHMIATANAEMVILAQEDQELAAILNQCALVVPDGAGVVWAARHQGYTMPERVAGYDLSQNLLAHAARQGYRVFLFGSRPDIVEKAKKVAVERYPGLGIVGIRDGFFTPQDEPEIIEAIKTAKPDILLAALGVPRQEKWLAKNLSSLNVPVCMGVGGTFDVMAGTVKRAPAWMQRCGLEWLFRLIRQPQRIIRMIALPRFALKVMFDKKC; translated from the coding sequence GTGAGTACTAAAGCAACTGTCTTAAACATTGCGATTGATATTGTAACCATGCCGGAGGCGGTAGCCAGGCTTGAACAGTTTATTGCCGGCAAGAACCCCCATATGATCGCTACCGCTAATGCGGAAATGGTTATACTGGCACAAGAAGACCAGGAATTGGCGGCCATCCTCAATCAATGTGCTCTGGTAGTACCAGACGGCGCCGGTGTTGTATGGGCAGCACGGCATCAAGGATATACTATGCCAGAACGGGTCGCAGGTTATGACCTCTCACAAAACCTGCTGGCCCATGCTGCCAGGCAAGGGTATCGTGTGTTTTTGTTTGGCAGCCGGCCGGACATTGTTGAAAAGGCAAAAAAAGTTGCGGTCGAGCGTTATCCGGGCCTTGGTATCGTCGGTATAAGAGATGGTTTTTTTACGCCCCAGGATGAACCGGAAATTATTGAAGCTATTAAAACGGCCAAACCAGATATTCTATTAGCAGCCTTAGGGGTTCCCAGGCAGGAAAAATGGCTGGCAAAAAATTTATCCAGCCTGAATGTTCCTGTATGCATGGGCGTAGGCGGAACTTTTGATGTAATGGCCGGTACTGTGAAACGTGCCCCGGCCTGGATGCAGCGCTGTGGCCTGGAATGGCTGTTCCGCTTAATCCGGCAGCCACAGCGTATCATCAGGATGATAGCTTTACCCCGTTTTGCCCTTAAGGTTATGTTCGACAAAAAATGTTAG
- a CDS encoding transglycosylase domain-containing protein, which translates to MTKKIIIITVFVVLFSMSANICSAFLGLPGTDSLNNLNLVAATQVFDINGQLISKLFEENRIVITINNMSPYIQQAIIANEDTRFYNHFGIDPIGIIRAVVVNIRQGSVVEGGSTITQQLAKNMFLTQERTLFRKIKEALLALIIERKFSKQEILQAYLNQIYFGEGAYGVEAAAQMYFGKHAKELSLSESALLAGLPRGPNIYSPYIDIKAATERRAVVLAGMVKEGYITAQEAEQAKTEPIALAGKKKRVVQASYFLDYVANELVGRYGANRVYKGGLKVYTTLDIKQQQAAEAALGELQGAVLALDPRNGYVKAMVGGRNYEESQINRVFVEVRQPGSAFKPFLYATALNQGLAANAIIVDEPININGYAPVNYDKKHRGPVTMKKALRWSVNVAAVKLGQQVGIDQALTLAKSLGITTLTDEDNNLASALGGLTQGTNLWELTTAYSAFANGGILSRPVSILKVLDENNQVLEEGRIIQQAVLTPETAYILTDMLQGVLQDGTATPANLGRPAAGKTGTTDNYETAWFIGYTPDILVGIYVGNDNRKPVGISGTEVSALWGKMVAKIVANTPPTDFPLPANVIAGIPICANTGKLAESGCKETEYSAFIQGTQPLPETRSKSWQMPGTQEQQPNQQQRRQPFWKWPWSRLPSF; encoded by the coding sequence ATGACCAAAAAAATTATTATTATTACCGTTTTCGTTGTTTTATTCTCAATGTCGGCCAATATTTGTTCCGCATTTTTGGGCTTGCCGGGGACAGATAGTCTAAATAACCTTAATTTGGTTGCAGCAACTCAGGTGTTTGATATAAACGGTCAGCTGATTTCGAAATTATTTGAGGAAAACCGGATTGTAATAACAATTAACAATATGTCCCCCTATATCCAGCAGGCGATCATAGCCAATGAAGACACCCGGTTTTACAATCATTTCGGTATTGATCCGATCGGAATAATTCGTGCCGTAGTAGTAAATATTCGTCAAGGCAGTGTCGTTGAAGGGGGAAGTACGATAACCCAGCAGCTGGCAAAAAATATGTTTCTTACCCAGGAACGAACATTATTCCGCAAAATAAAAGAGGCATTGCTGGCCTTAATTATTGAACGGAAATTCTCTAAACAGGAAATCCTGCAGGCTTATTTAAATCAGATATACTTTGGCGAAGGGGCTTATGGCGTGGAAGCAGCTGCGCAAATGTATTTTGGCAAACATGCGAAGGAGCTGTCGTTATCGGAAAGTGCTTTGCTGGCCGGCTTGCCGCGCGGCCCTAATATCTATTCTCCCTATATCGACATAAAGGCTGCAACAGAGCGGCGGGCAGTTGTACTGGCCGGGATGGTTAAAGAAGGCTATATAACGGCCCAGGAAGCCGAACAGGCTAAAACTGAACCAATTGCCCTTGCCGGCAAAAAAAAGCGGGTGGTGCAAGCCTCCTATTTTCTTGACTATGTGGCTAATGAACTGGTTGGACGCTATGGCGCCAATAGAGTATATAAAGGCGGCCTTAAAGTATATACCACTTTAGACATCAAGCAGCAGCAGGCAGCCGAGGCAGCCTTGGGCGAGCTGCAGGGAGCTGTACTTGCTCTTGATCCCAGGAACGGTTATGTCAAAGCGATGGTAGGCGGCCGTAACTACGAAGAAAGCCAGATCAATCGCGTATTTGTTGAAGTTCGCCAGCCCGGTTCCGCCTTTAAGCCTTTCTTATACGCAACTGCCCTTAATCAGGGTCTGGCCGCCAATGCCATTATTGTCGATGAACCCATAAACATTAATGGCTACGCACCGGTTAACTATGATAAAAAGCATCGTGGTCCTGTTACTATGAAAAAAGCGTTGCGCTGGTCAGTCAACGTGGCTGCTGTTAAACTTGGGCAACAGGTAGGAATTGACCAGGCGTTAACGCTTGCCAAATCCCTGGGGATAACAACATTAACAGACGAAGATAACAATCTGGCTTCCGCTTTGGGCGGCCTGACCCAGGGCACTAATTTGTGGGAATTGACAACAGCCTATAGTGCTTTTGCCAATGGCGGCATATTATCCAGGCCGGTGTCGATCCTTAAAGTGCTTGATGAAAATAACCAGGTGCTGGAAGAAGGCAGGATCATTCAACAAGCGGTGCTTACGCCGGAAACAGCCTATATCTTAACAGATATGCTCCAGGGAGTACTCCAGGACGGTACAGCAACACCGGCTAATCTTGGACGTCCCGCCGCCGGCAAGACAGGTACCACCGATAATTACGAAACAGCCTGGTTTATCGGCTATACGCCGGATATATTAGTAGGTATTTATGTGGGTAATGATAACCGTAAGCCAGTAGGCATTTCCGGTACTGAGGTTTCGGCCTTATGGGGCAAAATGGTTGCCAAAATCGTAGCCAATACGCCGCCCACTGATTTTCCGCTTCCGGCTAATGTTATTGCCGGTATTCCGATTTGTGCCAATACGGGCAAGCTGGCTGAAAGCGGCTGCAAAGAGACCGAATACAGTGCTTTTATCCAGGGAACCCAGCCGTTGCCTGAGACCCGTTCTAAATCATGGCAGATGCCGGGAACGCAAGAGCAGCAACCCAATCAGCAGCAACGCAGGCAGCCGTTCTGGAAATGGCCATGGTCGCGATTGCCGTCATTTTAA